A single genomic interval of Aedes aegypti strain LVP_AGWG chromosome 1, AaegL5.0 Primary Assembly, whole genome shotgun sequence harbors:
- the LOC5578378 gene encoding uncharacterized protein LOC5578378 translates to MYCSNQSSMATLLQQKSFMKNLTNGTNNVVVVNGTNENQTTTMVAAAATTMATVPGSASRMLLPHETTTLIHQQPLIHQQTTINNSFTSTHSPASSSISLNSSSFNSQFISHLQSNHHLSSQQLFGSNSSHQHIVTTTATPTTSFQSQFNNAYVDVNAIFRPAASPTTTSTATMQQTFSSTHHPLPHITNNNSSSLVYINGTQHSSATVLTKSLSSELHSHHQQTVSESQTANTTDSARSTAASDGYGECGNGTDEQPATATDATDGGSLDAKSGAVVPASEKEDDQEQEAEPEIDIVINNVVCSFSVRCHLNLRDIALKGFNVEFRRENGMVTMKLRRPYTTASIWSSGKITCTGATSEDQAKVAARRYSRCLQKLGFNVRFRNFRIVNVLGTCSMPWGIMIVNFSEKYKKDASYEPELHPGVTYKLYNPKATLKIFSTGSITVTAASVAFVQAAIEHIFPLVYEFRKKRTPQEKIEMLKQPVFDPELLIEEECDIESTTVYPAGEQRDGGDDDDVDAYDDDEDVPINPNDTKAINHLRRNSRRLCKSRYSSLRNGGRRRPSGKADNDPTEDAMIVSDDDDDVEEIESDDE, encoded by the exons ATGTATTGCAGTAACCAGAGTAGTATGGCTACTCTGTTACAGCAGaagagttttatgaaaaatttgaccaATGGAACAAACAACGTGGTGGTCGTAAATGGCACCAACGAGAACCAAACGACGACAATGGTGGCGGCCGCGGCTACCACAATGGCCACCGTTCCTGGCAGTGCCAGCCGGATGCTACTGCCACACGAGACGACCACCCTAATCCATCAGCAACCGTTGATTCATCAGCAAACAACCATCAACAATTCGTTCACCTCGACGCATTCGCCTGCCTCTAGCTCGATCAGTTTAAACTCGAGCAGCTTCAATAGCCAATTTATCAGTCATCTCCAGAGCAATCATCATCTGTCGTCGCAGCAGTTATTCGGCAGCAACAGTAGTCATCAGCATATTGTGACCACGACTGCCACACCCACCACTTCCTTTCAAAGTCAGTTCAACAATGCCTACGTAGACGTCAATGCAATATTTCGTCCAGCAGCATCACCCACCACCACTAGCACCGCTACAATGCAGCAAACCTTTTCGTCAACTCATCATCCGCTGCCACATATAACGAATAACAATAGCAGCTCCTTAGTGTATATAAATGGGACCCAACACAGCTCGGCGACCGTGCTGACAAAGTCGTTGTCGTCAGAACTTCATTCTCATCATCAACAGACTGTATCCGAGAGCCAGACTGCCAATACCACCGATTCCGCACGGTCCACAGCGGCTTCCGACGGATACGGTGAATGTGGAAACGGGACAGATGAACAACCTGCCACTGCCACTGATGCGACGGATGGAGGAAGCCTCGATGCAAAATCCGGTGCCGTCGTTCCCGCCAGCGAAAAGGAAGATGACCAAGAGCAGGAAGCGGAACCCGAGATCGACATTGTCATCAACAATGTGGTCTGCTCGTTCAGCGTGCGCTGTCATCTGAACCTCCGTGATATCGCACTCAAAGGTTTCAACGTGGAATTCCGTCGCGAGAACGGAATGGTGACGATGAAACTGCGGCGTCCATACACGACCGCGTCCATATGGTCCTCGGGCAAAATTACCTGCACTGGTGCTACATCGGAAGATCAG GCAAAGGTTGCGGCCCGGCGTTACTCGCGTTGCCTTCAGAAACTAGGTTTTAATGTTAGGTTTAGGAATTTCCGAATCGTGAACGTGCTGGGGACGTGCAGTATGCCGTGGGGCATCATGATCGTCAACTTCTCCGAAAAGTACAAGAAGGATGCCAGCTACGAGCCGGAACTGCACCCGGGTGTCACGTACAAACTGTACAACCCGAAAGCGACGCTGAAGATCTTCTCCACCGGCAGCATCACAGTGACGG CCGCCAGCGTTGCATTCGTGCAGGCCGCGATCGAGCACATCTTCCCGCTGGTGTACGAATTCCGAAAGAAGCGTACCCCGCAGGAGAAGATAGAGATGCTGAAACAGCCCGTGTTCGATCCGGAACTGTTGATCGAGGAAGAATGTGATATCGAGTCGACTACCGTTTATCCCGCTGGAGAGCAGCGAGAtggcggcgacgacgacgatgtgGACGCGTACGATGACGACGAGGACGTGCCCATCAACCCTAATGACACCAAAGCAATTAACCACCTGCGAAGAAATAGTCGTCGACTGTGCAAGTCCCGCTATAGCAGCTTACGAAACGGTGGTCGGCGGCGTCCATCCGGCAAGGCAGATAACGACCCCACCGAGGACGCGATGATCGTGTCggatgacgacgacgatgtCGAGGAGATCGAGAGTGACGATGAGTAG